CTCCGCCGTCTTCTCGCCGATCCCTTCGACCGCCTGAAGCTCCGACCCCTCCTGCCGGGCCGTGAACTCGCGGTAGTTACAGATCGGACAGCCCAGCTCCCACGGCTCGTCGCCGGAGTGGACCCGGAGGTGCGGGAGGTCGTGCTCCTCGCAGCGCTCGTCTGTGACCTCGATCTCGCCGCGCCGCGGGAGCGGCAGCGAGTAGTCGCAGTCGGGGTAGCGCGTACAGCCGACGAGCCGGGAGCCGGAGCGGAGCCGCTTGATGGCCAACTCGCCCCCGTGTTCCTCCCCGCACTCCGGACAGACCCCGATCACCTCGTCCTCCTGCTCGTCCGCCTCGTCGGCCTTACACTGCGGGCAGCCGTGGACGAACGTCTTCCGGCCGGCGAGCATCTTCACGTGCCGGAGGTCGTGGTCCTCGCAGGTCTCGTCGAGGATGAGCGGCTTGCCGGTCGAGGGAAGCGGGAGGGTGTACTCGCAGTCGGGGTAGCCGTCGCAGCCGACGAAGTACGACCCCTGTCGCGACTTCCGGACGAGGAGGTCCGAGCCGCACTCCGGACAGGGACCGAGCGTCTTGTCCGCCTTCAGGGAGTTCTGGAGGTGGTCGCCGACCGTCTCGCGCGACTCGGTGAGGTCGTCGAACACGCTCGAAAGCAGCTCGCGAGAGGCCTCGGTCACGTCCTCGTACTCCCTCTCGCCGGCCGCGATGGCCGCCATGTCCCGTTCGAGCTGGGCGGTCATCTCCTCGCTCACGATCCGGTCGGCGAACTCCTCCGCCGCCTCGACGACCGCCTCCGCGAGCCGCGTCGGCCGCGGCGGGTCGCTCTCGACGTAGTTGCGGTCGTACAGCTTCTCTATCGTGCGGTGGCGGGTCGCCTTCGTCCCCAGCTGCCGCTTCTCCATCTCCTCGATGAGCCGGGACTGGCCGTAGCGGCGGGGCGGCTGGGTCTCTTTCCCCTCGGTGGCGCGGTCCGACAGCGACAGCGTCTCGCCGACCTCCACGTCCGGGACGATCCGCTCGTCGCTGGAGCGGTACGGGTACACCTCGTGGTACCCCGCCTCCAGCAGCCGCTTGCCGTTGGCCTTCAGCCGCAGTCCGCCGTCGGCGACGAGGTCCGCGGGCTTCGCCGCGTCGTCCGGATTCCGCAGCGCGGCGAGCCCGTCCGCGCGCTCGGCGATGGGGGTCGCCTCGCCGTTCGCGAGCGCGACGACCCGCAGCCGCTCCCACGTCGCCGGGTCGGCGCAGGTCGCGAGGAAGCGGCGGACGATCAGCTCGTACACCTCCCACTCGTCGTCGGAGAGGTCCGAGGCCGAGGGGAGCTCGCCGGTCGGGTGGATCGGGGGGTGGTCCGTCGTCTCCTCGTCGCCCTCGGTCGGCTCGATCTCGCGGTCGTCGTCGATCAGGCTCGTGGCGTCGGTCCCGAACGTCGACGACTCCGCGAGGTCGGCTATCAGCTCCTCGGGCTCCAAGTCGTCGGGGTACACCGTGTTGTCGGTCCGGGGGTAAGTGACGTAGCCCGCGGTGTAGAGGTCCTCCGCGAGCGACATGGCGCGCTGCGCGGAGTAGCCGAGCGAGCCCGCCGCGCGGATGAACGCCGTGGTGTTGAACGGCGTCGGCGGGTCGTCGGTCTGGGTCCGTCGCGTCACGTCGTCGACGTTCGCCCCGTCGGCGGCGTCGAGCGCCTCGGTGAGCGTCTCGGCGACGCCCTCGTCCCAGACGCGCTCGCGCTCGTTGCCCTCGTCGTTCAGGTAGAAGTAGCGCGCCTCGAAGGGGTCGCCGCCGGACTTCGCCAGCTCGCCGGTGAGCTCCCAGTAGGGCTCCGGATCGAACGCCTGTATCTCGCGCTCGCGGTCGACGATGAGCTTGAGCGTCGGGCCCTGGACCCGGCCGACGGAGATGAAGTCGTCGCCGAGCTGGCGGGCCGATAAGGAGAGGAAGCGGGTGAGCGCCGCGCCCCACGTGAGGTCGATGGTCTGGCGGGCCTCGCCGGCGGCCGCGAGCTCGAAGTCGAGCTCGTCGGGGTTCGCGAACGCCTCCTGCACCTCGTTTTCGGTGATCGAAGAGAAGCGCACGCGGTCGACGGGGGCGTCCTCGTTCACCTCGCGCACCAGCTCGTACGCCTCCTTGCCGATCAGCTCGCCCTCGCGGTCGTAGTCGGTCGCGATGACGACGCGGGAGGCGTTGCGGGCGAGCCGCCGGAGCGCGGCGACGATCCCCTCCTGCGTGGGCGTCTTCGTGACGGGCGCGTCGATCAGCTCGACC
This genomic stretch from Halorubrum hochsteinianum harbors:
- a CDS encoding DNA topoisomerase I, whose translation is MSRGPELIITEKDNAARRIADILSGESATAERTNDVNVYEWGGKRCIGLSGHVVGVDFPAEYNDWRDVEPVELIDAPVTKTPTQEGIVAALRRLARNASRVVIATDYDREGELIGKEAYELVREVNEDAPVDRVRFSSITENEVQEAFANPDELDFELAAAGEARQTIDLTWGAALTRFLSLSARQLGDDFISVGRVQGPTLKLIVDREREIQAFDPEPYWELTGELAKSGGDPFEARYFYLNDEGNERERVWDEGVAETLTEALDAADGANVDDVTRRTQTDDPPTPFNTTAFIRAAGSLGYSAQRAMSLAEDLYTAGYVTYPRTDNTVYPDDLEPEELIADLAESSTFGTDATSLIDDDREIEPTEGDEETTDHPPIHPTGELPSASDLSDDEWEVYELIVRRFLATCADPATWERLRVVALANGEATPIAERADGLAALRNPDDAAKPADLVADGGLRLKANGKRLLEAGYHEVYPYRSSDERIVPDVEVGETLSLSDRATEGKETQPPRRYGQSRLIEEMEKRQLGTKATRHRTIEKLYDRNYVESDPPRPTRLAEAVVEAAEEFADRIVSEEMTAQLERDMAAIAAGEREYEDVTEASRELLSSVFDDLTESRETVGDHLQNSLKADKTLGPCPECGSDLLVRKSRQGSYFVGCDGYPDCEYTLPLPSTGKPLILDETCEDHDLRHVKMLAGRKTFVHGCPQCKADEADEQEDEVIGVCPECGEEHGGELAIKRLRSGSRLVGCTRYPDCDYSLPLPRRGEIEVTDERCEEHDLPHLRVHSGDEPWELGCPICNYREFTARQEGSELQAVEGIGEKTAEKLKDAGIDGVDELKSADPDDLAADVDGVGADTVRDWQVKAD